In a genomic window of Microterricola viridarii:
- the rfbD gene encoding dTDP-4-dehydrorhamnose reductase: protein MRYLITGASGMLGTDLQNALTGRDVTALGRTDLDVTDLDAVRAAVAGHDVVINAAAYTKVDDAEGNEDAAYAVNATGAKNLARAAREAGAKLIQVSTDYVFDGVATSPYPETAPRAPISAYGRTKAAGEELATAEHPEGTYIVRTAWLYGQHGPNFAATMLRLAGSHPTVSVVVDQLGQPTWTADLARQIVLLAESDAPAGAYHGTNAGQASWFDFTQAIFSEVGLDPERVQPTDSTAFVRPAPRPSYSVLGHDAWAAAGLPEMRDWREALAEAVATGAVAKPAD, encoded by the coding sequence ATGCGATACCTGATTACCGGCGCGTCCGGCATGCTCGGAACCGACCTCCAGAATGCCCTCACCGGCCGCGATGTCACGGCCCTCGGCCGCACCGACCTCGACGTGACCGACCTCGACGCCGTGCGCGCGGCCGTCGCCGGCCACGACGTCGTGATCAACGCCGCCGCCTACACGAAGGTCGACGACGCGGAGGGCAACGAGGATGCCGCGTATGCCGTCAACGCGACGGGCGCGAAGAATCTCGCCCGTGCGGCCCGGGAGGCCGGCGCAAAGCTGATCCAGGTCTCCACCGACTACGTCTTCGACGGTGTCGCCACCTCGCCGTACCCGGAGACTGCGCCGCGCGCCCCGATCTCGGCGTATGGCCGCACCAAGGCCGCCGGCGAGGAGCTTGCCACCGCCGAGCATCCAGAGGGCACCTACATCGTGCGCACCGCCTGGCTCTACGGCCAGCACGGCCCGAACTTCGCGGCGACCATGCTGCGCCTGGCCGGCAGCCACCCGACGGTCAGCGTTGTCGTCGACCAGCTGGGCCAGCCCACCTGGACGGCGGACCTGGCCCGCCAGATCGTGCTGCTCGCTGAGTCGGATGCCCCGGCCGGCGCCTACCACGGCACCAACGCGGGCCAGGCGTCCTGGTTCGACTTCACCCAGGCGATCTTCTCCGAGGTCGGCCTCGACCCCGAGCGGGTGCAGCCGACCGACAGCACCGCGTTCGTGCGTCCTGCTCCTCGCCCGTCGTACTCCGTGCTCGGCCACGATGCCTGGGCCGCGGCCGGACTGCCGGAGATGCGGGACTGGCGCGAGGCTCTGGCCGAGGCCGTCGCAACGGGTGCCGTCGCGAAGCCTGCCGATTAG
- the rfbA gene encoding glucose-1-phosphate thymidylyltransferase RfbA translates to MRGIILAGGSGTRLWPITKGISKQLMPIYDKPMIYYPLSTLMMAGINEILIITTPEYNSQFRALFGDGSDLGISIQYAEQPSPDGLAQAFIIGEEFIGDESVALVLGDNIFHGTGLGSALRKHNEVDGALIFAYQVSDPTSYGVVEFDEDFTAVSIEEKPVKPKSNYAVPGLYFYDNSVVEIAKTIEPSARGELEISTINERYLQAGKLQVQVLDRGTAWLDTGTFESMMQASEYVRVIEDRQGFKVGCIEEIAWRAGWIDDAQLQGLAAPLVKSGYGRYLKRLVEAE, encoded by the coding sequence ATGCGCGGAATTATTCTGGCCGGCGGCTCCGGCACCCGGCTCTGGCCGATCACCAAGGGCATCTCCAAGCAGCTGATGCCGATCTACGACAAGCCGATGATCTACTACCCCCTGTCGACCCTGATGATGGCCGGGATCAACGAGATCCTGATCATCACCACCCCGGAGTACAACAGCCAGTTCCGCGCCCTCTTCGGCGACGGCTCCGACCTCGGCATCTCGATCCAGTACGCCGAGCAGCCGTCCCCGGACGGCCTCGCCCAGGCCTTCATCATCGGCGAGGAGTTCATCGGCGACGAGAGCGTTGCCCTCGTGCTCGGCGACAACATCTTCCACGGGACCGGCCTGGGCTCGGCGCTGCGCAAGCACAACGAGGTCGACGGCGCGCTGATCTTCGCGTACCAGGTCAGCGACCCCACCTCCTACGGTGTCGTTGAGTTCGACGAGGACTTCACCGCCGTCTCGATCGAGGAGAAGCCGGTCAAGCCGAAGAGCAACTACGCCGTGCCCGGCCTGTACTTCTACGACAACTCGGTCGTCGAGATCGCCAAGACGATCGAGCCGAGCGCCAGAGGCGAGCTGGAGATCTCCACCATCAACGAGCGCTATCTGCAGGCGGGCAAGCTGCAGGTGCAGGTTCTCGACCGCGGCACCGCGTGGCTGGACACCGGCACATTCGAGTCGATGATGCAGGCCTCCGAGTACGTGCGGGTGATCGAGGACCGTCAGGGGTTCAAGGTCGGATGCATCGAAGAGATCGCCTGGCGTGCCGGCTGGATCGACGACGCCCAGCTGCAGGGACTCGCTGCCCCGCTCGTGAAGAGCGGCTACGGACGGTACCTGAAGCGGCTCGTGGAAGCTGAGTAG
- a CDS encoding dTDP-4-dehydrorhamnose 3,5-epimerase family protein translates to MQIRELSIPDSYEITPKQFGDDRGVFLEWYRFDKLEEVVGHSIDLKQANTSVSKRGSVRGIHFADIPPSQAKYVTAPHGAVLDFVIDIRVGSPTFGQWDSVLLDDKDRRAIYIAEGLGHCFVALTENATVSYLVTDTFNPGREHGINPLDPEIGLEFGIDLSEALLSPKDTDAPSLAEAAASGILPSWEAARAYYETLNTKA, encoded by the coding sequence GTGCAAATCCGTGAACTGAGCATTCCAGACAGCTACGAGATCACCCCGAAGCAATTCGGTGATGACCGTGGGGTCTTCCTCGAGTGGTACCGCTTCGACAAGCTCGAAGAGGTCGTCGGTCACTCGATCGATCTGAAGCAGGCCAACACCTCGGTGTCCAAGCGCGGCTCCGTGCGCGGCATCCACTTCGCTGACATCCCGCCGAGCCAGGCCAAGTACGTGACGGCCCCGCACGGCGCCGTGCTCGACTTCGTCATCGACATCCGCGTCGGCTCGCCGACATTCGGCCAGTGGGACTCCGTGCTCCTGGACGACAAGGACCGCCGCGCGATCTACATCGCCGAGGGCCTCGGCCACTGCTTCGTGGCGCTGACCGAGAACGCGACCGTCAGCTACCTGGTCACCGACACCTTCAACCCGGGGCGCGAGCACGGCATCAACCCGCTCGACCCCGAGATCGGGCTCGAGTTCGGCATCGACCTCAGCGAGGCGCTGCTCTCGCCGAAGGACACCGACGCCCCGAGCCTCGCCGAGGCTGCGGCATCCGGAATTCTGCCCAGCTGGGAAGCTGCACGGGCGTACTACGAGACATTGAACACAAAGGCATAA
- a CDS encoding cell wall-binding repeat-containing protein, producing the protein MSLAPVGAAFAEDGIDWTSVQPDEVPPADALVEAPVEEPAEVPAETPSDELDGATDELGVEPDLEADLETAPQARTFAAPFAAAVASSFDPGNIISDYNFFDSWAMTEGEIQTFLDRNIAAPCENSNCLNVLKMNTPNASWTWGTCAPYAGAANESAARIIYKVQRACGLSAKVILVTLQKEQSLVTRNGPSSEILRKAMGMGCPDTDVCDSQYYGFFNQVYAAARQIVWYTNPDSSMFKSKKYEVGQVKPVQLHPNAACGAPGVRIANVATAAMYHYTPYQPNGAALAAGWGASGDPCSSYGNRNFSLYYTQWFGSPTGSPSPSAQRIAGTDRYDTAAAISRSSFSGEGSVPVAYVVTGEDFPDALAAGPAAASQGGPLLLTNPGYVPDPTTAELKRVKPKSIIVVGGPAAVSDHVVNTLKQIAPVTRIFGSDRYDTSRKVAQQAFGGATSAYVATGLNYPDALSASAAAGVARVPILLVNGGIGGVDAATTDYLKARKITSVKIVGGPVAVHPGVESGIVAKGVAVKRLSGEVRELTSVAINRDAFPGATSAYLATSLSFPDALAGSAAAARAGSPLYVTYPGCVTGELRSELKQRLNVASIRLLGGPAALNESIARLEGC; encoded by the coding sequence TTGAGCCTGGCACCTGTCGGCGCGGCATTCGCGGAGGACGGCATCGACTGGACCTCCGTCCAGCCCGACGAGGTGCCCCCGGCAGACGCCCTGGTTGAGGCGCCGGTCGAGGAACCGGCCGAGGTGCCGGCCGAGACGCCGTCCGACGAGCTCGACGGGGCGACCGACGAGCTTGGCGTCGAGCCCGATCTCGAGGCGGACCTCGAGACTGCGCCGCAGGCACGCACATTCGCCGCCCCGTTCGCGGCCGCCGTCGCCAGCTCCTTCGACCCGGGCAACATCATCAGCGACTACAACTTCTTCGACTCGTGGGCGATGACGGAGGGCGAGATCCAGACATTCCTCGACCGGAATATCGCGGCGCCCTGTGAGAACAGCAACTGCCTCAACGTCCTGAAGATGAACACCCCGAACGCGTCCTGGACGTGGGGCACCTGCGCGCCGTACGCCGGCGCGGCGAACGAGTCGGCCGCCCGGATCATCTACAAGGTGCAGCGGGCCTGCGGCCTGAGCGCCAAGGTCATCCTCGTCACCCTCCAGAAGGAGCAGTCGCTCGTCACCCGCAACGGCCCATCGAGCGAGATCCTGCGCAAGGCCATGGGCATGGGCTGCCCGGACACCGACGTCTGCGACTCCCAGTACTACGGCTTCTTCAACCAGGTCTACGCCGCTGCCCGTCAGATCGTCTGGTACACCAACCCGGACAGCTCGATGTTCAAGAGCAAGAAGTACGAGGTCGGTCAGGTCAAGCCGGTGCAGCTGCACCCGAATGCGGCATGCGGGGCACCCGGCGTGCGCATCGCCAACGTTGCGACCGCGGCGATGTATCACTACACGCCGTACCAGCCCAACGGCGCTGCGCTCGCGGCCGGCTGGGGCGCCAGCGGCGACCCGTGCTCCAGCTACGGCAACCGCAACTTCTCCCTCTACTACACCCAGTGGTTCGGCAGCCCGACCGGCAGCCCATCGCCGAGCGCCCAGCGCATCGCGGGAACTGACCGCTACGACACCGCCGCCGCAATCTCTCGGTCGAGCTTCAGCGGAGAGGGCAGCGTGCCCGTGGCCTATGTCGTCACCGGCGAGGACTTCCCCGACGCTCTCGCGGCCGGGCCGGCCGCTGCGTCGCAGGGCGGGCCGCTGCTGCTGACAAACCCCGGCTACGTGCCCGATCCCACCACCGCAGAGCTGAAGCGGGTCAAGCCGAAGAGCATCATCGTCGTCGGCGGCCCGGCGGCCGTGAGCGATCACGTTGTCAACACGCTCAAGCAGATCGCACCCGTTACGCGCATCTTCGGCTCCGATCGCTATGACACGTCTCGGAAGGTGGCCCAGCAGGCATTCGGCGGTGCGACCTCCGCCTACGTCGCGACGGGGCTGAACTACCCTGACGCGCTGTCCGCCAGCGCTGCGGCCGGCGTCGCCCGCGTTCCCATCCTGCTGGTCAACGGTGGTATCGGCGGCGTCGACGCGGCGACGACCGACTACCTCAAGGCGCGCAAGATCACCTCTGTGAAGATCGTCGGCGGCCCGGTCGCCGTGCACCCGGGTGTCGAGTCCGGGATCGTCGCGAAGGGCGTTGCCGTGAAACGGCTTTCCGGCGAGGTTCGCGAGCTGACCAGCGTCGCAATCAACCGGGACGCCTTCCCGGGCGCGACGTCTGCCTACCTCGCCACGAGCCTCAGCTTCCCCGATGCCCTGGCGGGTTCCGCAGCAGCGGCCCGGGCCGGAAGCCCGCTGTACGTCACCTACCCTGGCTGCGTGACGGGCGAGCTGCGCTCCGAGCTCAAGCAGCGACTGAATGTGGCATCCATCCGCCTGCTCGGTGGCCCGGCCGCCCTCAACGAGAGCATCGCCCGCCTCGAGGGCTGCTGA